The proteins below are encoded in one region of Aquisphaera giovannonii:
- a CDS encoding alpha-keto acid decarboxylase family protein produces the protein MNVPSSPTDRPSVPAAAPDVFTVGGYIIDRLRANGVGHVFGIPGDYVLGLYKLLEESPIRLVGMTREDSAGFAADAYARIKGLGCVCVTYCVGGLSTCNSIAGAFAEKSPVIVLSGSPGMGERARNPLLHHKVKGFDTQFEVFRNITAASAVLDRPETAFAEIDRVFEAALRYKRPVYLELPRDQTHASQVGPHRPTEGLPPSDPDALREAIDEAAALLSAARRPVILADVEIHRFRLQDRLIALAESTGMPIATTILGKSVISEAHPQFAGIYEGALGRPEVTELVESADCLLMLGCFLTDINLGIFTAKLDPSRCIDATSEDLRIRHHHYRDVRLDDFLEGLIRRDLKPARTPVPRRTSPFEAAEATPESAVTSSLLFARLNALLARHREVTVIADVGDSLFGAADLEIHRQTEFLSPAYYTSMGFSVPAAVGAGMAGPSTRTLVIVGDGAFQMTGMELSTIARHGLNPIVVVLNNHGYTTERFLLEGSFNDVHGWAYHKIPEVLGVGMGVEVRTVGELERALEAAWSNADSFSLLNVHLDPYDRSPALERLASRLSRIVDNRGR, from the coding sequence ATGAACGTCCCTTCGTCCCCGACCGATCGCCCCTCCGTGCCAGCGGCCGCCCCCGACGTCTTTACGGTCGGGGGCTACATCATCGACCGCCTCCGGGCGAACGGGGTCGGCCACGTCTTCGGCATCCCGGGCGACTACGTGCTCGGCCTGTACAAGCTGCTGGAGGAGAGCCCGATCCGCCTCGTCGGCATGACCCGCGAGGACAGCGCGGGCTTCGCGGCCGACGCCTACGCGCGGATTAAAGGCCTCGGCTGCGTCTGCGTGACGTACTGCGTCGGCGGGCTGAGCACCTGCAACAGCATCGCCGGCGCCTTCGCGGAGAAGTCCCCGGTCATCGTCCTCAGCGGATCCCCGGGGATGGGCGAGCGGGCCCGGAACCCCCTCCTCCACCACAAGGTGAAGGGCTTCGACACCCAGTTCGAGGTCTTCCGCAACATCACCGCGGCCTCGGCGGTGCTCGACCGCCCGGAGACGGCCTTCGCGGAGATCGACCGCGTCTTCGAGGCGGCGCTGCGGTACAAGCGGCCGGTCTACTTGGAGCTGCCGCGCGACCAGACGCACGCGAGCCAGGTCGGCCCGCACCGCCCGACCGAGGGCCTGCCACCGAGCGACCCCGACGCGCTGCGGGAGGCGATCGACGAGGCGGCCGCGCTCCTCTCGGCGGCCAGGCGGCCGGTGATCCTGGCGGACGTGGAGATCCACCGGTTCCGGCTCCAGGACCGTCTGATCGCGCTGGCCGAATCCACGGGGATGCCGATCGCGACGACCATCCTGGGCAAGAGCGTGATCTCGGAGGCGCATCCGCAGTTCGCGGGCATCTACGAGGGGGCCCTCGGCCGCCCCGAGGTCACCGAGCTCGTCGAGTCGGCCGACTGCCTGCTCATGCTCGGCTGCTTCCTGACGGACATCAACCTGGGCATCTTCACGGCCAAGCTGGACCCCTCCCGCTGCATCGACGCGACGAGCGAGGACCTGCGGATCCGGCACCACCACTACCGCGACGTCCGCCTGGACGACTTCCTGGAGGGCCTGATCCGCCGCGACCTCAAGCCGGCGAGGACCCCCGTGCCCCGCCGGACCAGCCCCTTCGAGGCCGCGGAGGCCACCCCCGAGTCGGCCGTGACCTCCTCGCTCCTCTTCGCCCGCCTCAACGCGCTGCTCGCCCGCCACCGGGAGGTCACGGTGATCGCGGACGTTGGCGACTCGCTCTTCGGCGCCGCGGACCTGGAGATCCACCGGCAGACCGAGTTCCTCAGCCCGGCCTACTACACCTCGATGGGCTTCAGCGTGCCCGCGGCGGTGGGGGCGGGTATGGCCGGGCCCTCGACGCGCACGCTGGTGATCGTGGGCGACGGCGCGTTCCAGATGACGGGCATGGAACTCTCGACGATCGCCCGGCACGGGCTCAATCCGATCGTGGTCGTCCTGAACAACCACGGCTACACGACCGAGCGATTCCTCCTCGAGGGCTCGTTCAACGACGTCCACGGCTGGGCGTACCACAAGATCCCCGAGGTGCTCGGCGTGGGGATGGGAGTCGAGGTCCGGACGGTCGGGGAGCTCGAAAGGGCGCTGGAGGCGGCCTGGTCCAACGCCGACTCATTCAGCCTGCTCAACGTCCACCTGGACCCGTACGACCGCAGCCCGGCCCTGGAGCGTCTGGCCAGCCGGCTCTCGCGGATCGTGGACAATCGGGGCCGCTGA
- a CDS encoding gamma-glutamylcyclotransferase family protein, whose translation MEMLFAYGTLSPEGPESAAAGGRTADAVRGRLYDLGPYPALVDPDDPSAGWVEGFVRPVSAEHLRDVLDDYEGVSEGLFRRVEAATRGGPRAWVYAYARPIPASATGPVGRWLGTRRVRLLETPIRPPGEPR comes from the coding sequence ATGGAAATGCTCTTCGCCTACGGCACGCTCTCCCCCGAAGGGCCCGAGTCGGCCGCGGCCGGGGGCCGCACGGCGGACGCCGTCCGGGGTCGCCTCTACGACCTGGGCCCGTACCCCGCCCTGGTCGACCCCGACGACCCGTCCGCCGGATGGGTGGAGGGCTTCGTCCGGCCCGTCTCCGCGGAGCACCTTCGGGACGTGCTGGACGACTACGAGGGCGTGTCCGAAGGCCTATTTCGCCGCGTCGAGGCCGCCACGCGGGGCGGCCCGCGCGCCTGGGTGTACGCCTACGCGAGGCCGATCCCGGCGTCCGCGACCGGCCCCGTCGGACGCTGGCTGGGCACCAGGCGCGTGCGGCTGCTCGAAACACCGATCCGCCCGCCAGGAGAACCGCGATGA